From Synechococcus sp. A10-1-5-1, a single genomic window includes:
- a CDS encoding orange carotenoid-binding protein, translating to MFTIDKAAKIFPDTKTADVIPAITARYQLLSAEDQLALIWFAYTEMGKTITVAAPGAARMQFCQLALKEISEMSADQQSKVMCDLATKVDMPIGRQYANWSINVKLGFWYELGELMRKGTVAAIPQGYKLSANANSVLESLKKVEQGQQISILRNFVVDMGFDPAKDDENLASEPEVIPTPQSERQQIFIPGVLNQTVLSYMELLNSNDFDALIELFLPDGALQPPFQRPIIGKEAILKFFKRDCQNLQLMPQGGFGEPAESGFNQIKVTGKVQTPWFGSEVGMNVAWRFLLDENDKIYFVAIDLLANPAELLKLGNR from the coding sequence ATGTTCACGATTGATAAAGCCGCCAAGATATTCCCCGATACCAAAACGGCCGATGTCATTCCGGCTATTACTGCCCGTTATCAGCTGCTGAGCGCAGAAGATCAGTTGGCACTGATCTGGTTTGCTTACACAGAAATGGGTAAAACCATCACCGTGGCGGCACCCGGAGCTGCACGTATGCAGTTTTGCCAGCTCGCGCTGAAAGAGATCTCAGAGATGTCTGCCGATCAGCAAAGCAAAGTGATGTGCGACCTGGCGACAAAGGTCGACATGCCCATAGGAAGGCAATATGCCAACTGGTCGATCAACGTAAAGCTGGGCTTCTGGTACGAGCTGGGCGAATTAATGAGGAAAGGAACAGTTGCGGCGATACCCCAGGGCTACAAACTCTCTGCAAACGCAAACTCCGTTCTCGAATCTCTCAAGAAGGTTGAGCAAGGACAGCAGATCAGCATCCTTCGCAACTTTGTTGTTGACATGGGCTTCGATCCTGCAAAGGATGACGAGAACCTTGCCAGCGAACCTGAGGTCATTCCCACACCCCAATCAGAGCGCCAGCAAATCTTTATCCCCGGTGTACTCAATCAGACTGTATTGAGCTACATGGAGTTGCTAAACTCGAATGATTTTGATGCACTCATTGAGCTTTTCCTGCCTGACGGTGCACTGCAACCTCCCTTCCAACGTCCAATCATTGGCAAAGAAGCAATCCTGAAGTTCTTCAAGAGAGATTGTCAAAATCTTCAACTGATGCCACAGGGGGGATTCGGTGAACCTGCTGAATCTGGCTTTAACCAAATCAAGGTCACTGGCAAAGTCCAGACACCATGGTTCGGTAGCGAAGTTGGGATGAACGTCGCATGGCGATTCCTACTGGACGAAAACGACAAGATTTACTTTGTAGCCATTGATCTCCTTGCCAACCCTGCAGAACTGTTAAAGCTCGGCAATCGTTGA
- a CDS encoding fatty acid desaturase, which yields MAILLPWLAVAFISTGAEIGKISVEIALLLISIRSFLNTGLFIIAHDSMHNTLSPEWPRLNKAVGTVALFLYAGLNYSSCKHKHLLHHSSPETPEDPDYRLETEAGFLSWFFRFLRSYVNRRSLFWLISSWALTYALSGYSIKNVIAFSVIPLIISSVQLFTFGIWLPHRPALESDSTTPRSSNLPPLLSLITCYNFGYHREHHENPFIPWYQLPRLAAMKP from the coding sequence ATGGCAATCCTATTGCCATGGCTAGCAGTGGCATTCATCTCGACTGGTGCAGAGATAGGAAAGATCAGCGTTGAAATCGCTCTGCTGCTCATTAGCATCAGATCTTTTTTGAATACTGGCCTTTTTATCATTGCCCACGACAGCATGCACAACACACTCTCTCCGGAGTGGCCACGCCTGAACAAAGCCGTCGGGACTGTGGCCTTGTTTTTGTATGCAGGACTGAACTATTCCTCTTGCAAGCACAAACATCTTCTTCACCACAGTTCACCAGAAACTCCCGAAGACCCGGACTATCGACTGGAGACTGAAGCTGGCTTCCTCAGCTGGTTTTTCAGATTTCTTCGGTCATATGTCAATAGGCGTTCACTCTTTTGGCTCATTTCAAGTTGGGCCTTAACGTATGCGCTATCGGGCTACTCTATTAAAAATGTAATAGCCTTCAGTGTAATCCCGCTAATCATCAGCTCCGTACAGCTTTTCACTTTTGGCATATGGTTGCCACACCGGCCAGCCCTGGAAAGTGACTCAACAACGCCCAGAAGCAGCAACTTGCCTCCGCTACTTTCCCTCATAACTTGTTATAATTTCGGATATCATCGGGAGCATCACGAGAATCCATTCATTCCGTGGTACCAGCTTCCAAGGCTTGCGGCAATGAAGCCATAA
- the psbA gene encoding photosystem II q(b) protein has product MTTTIQQRQGASAWNQFCEWVTSTDNRLYVGWFGVLMIPCLLAATICFIVAFVAAPPVDIDGIREPVAGSLIYGNNIISGAVIPSSNAIGLHFYPIWEAASLDEWLYNGGPFQLVVFHFLIGIYAYMGREWELSYRLGMRPWICVAYSAPVAAASAVFLVYPFGQGSFSDAMPLGISGTFNYMLVFQAEHNILMHPFHMLGVAGVFGGSLFSAMHGSLVTSSLVRETTESESQNYGYKFGQEEETYNIVAAHGYFGRLIFQYASFNNSRSLHFFLAAWPVVGIWFTALGVSTMAFNLNGFNFNQSILDSQGRVLNTWADVLNRANLGMEVMHERNAHNFPLDLAAAESTPVALQAPAIG; this is encoded by the coding sequence ATGACGACCACCATCCAGCAGCGCCAAGGCGCTTCTGCGTGGAACCAGTTCTGCGAGTGGGTCACCAGCACCGACAACCGCCTCTATGTGGGTTGGTTCGGCGTTCTGATGATTCCCTGCCTGCTGGCCGCCACCATCTGCTTCATCGTTGCCTTCGTGGCAGCACCCCCCGTCGACATCGACGGCATCCGTGAGCCTGTTGCCGGCTCCCTGATCTACGGCAACAACATCATCTCTGGCGCTGTGATCCCCAGCAGCAACGCCATTGGTCTGCACTTCTATCCCATCTGGGAAGCTGCCAGCCTCGACGAGTGGCTGTACAACGGCGGTCCTTTCCAGCTGGTTGTTTTCCACTTCCTCATCGGCATCTACGCCTACATGGGTCGTGAGTGGGAACTCTCCTACCGCCTCGGCATGCGCCCCTGGATCTGCGTTGCTTACAGCGCACCCGTGGCTGCTGCTTCCGCTGTGTTCCTGGTGTATCCCTTCGGTCAGGGCTCCTTCTCGGACGCCATGCCCCTCGGCATCTCCGGCACCTTCAACTACATGTTGGTGTTCCAGGCTGAGCACAACATCCTGATGCACCCCTTCCACATGCTTGGTGTGGCTGGTGTCTTCGGTGGTTCCCTGTTCTCCGCCATGCACGGCTCCCTGGTGACCTCCTCCCTGGTGCGTGAAACCACCGAGAGCGAGTCCCAGAACTACGGCTACAAGTTCGGCCAAGAGGAAGAGACCTACAACATCGTGGCTGCCCACGGTTACTTCGGTCGCCTGATCTTCCAATACGCCTCCTTCAACAACAGCCGCAGCCTGCACTTCTTCCTGGCTGCCTGGCCTGTGGTTGGCATCTGGTTCACCGCCCTGGGCGTGAGCACCATGGCGTTCAACCTGAACGGCTTCAACTTCAACCAGTCGATCCTGGATTCCCAGGGTCGTGTGCTGAACACCTGGGCTGACGTGCTGAACCGCGCCAACCTCGGTATGGAAGTGATGCACGAGCGCAACGCTCACAACTTCCCCCTCGACCTGGCTGCTGCTGAGTCCACTCCTGTGGCTCTGCAAGCTCCCGCCATCGGCTGA
- a CDS encoding protein adenylyltransferase SelO family protein: protein MSITADAGQCRAIDSFEAFADQVDYSLLESLQVDPEASSDGDDHRPRQVFSGHYVPVTPTPLPSPEYVAHSSSLFAELGLSEGLANDQDFRRLFSGDSRVTRGAMRPYGWATGYALSIYGTEYIQQCPFGTGNGYGDGRAISIFEGLFEGKRWEMQLKGGGPTPYCRGADGRAVLRSSVREFLGQELMHALGVPTTRSLSLYMSRAEGVRRPWYSQQSRSFEPDVMVDNPAAITTRVAPSFLRVGQLELFARRVRSKAHPGALRELQQITTHLIERNYRTEINAALPFQQQVLELARLFRGRLTALVANWIRVGYCQGNFNSDNCAAGGYTLDYGPFGFCELFDPRFQPWTGGGEHFCFFNQPAAAEANYQMFWSALRPLLEDDAGALAELDELRDGFSEAMRGELEAMWNRKLGLANYDDDLLKDLLQLLASSRADYTLAFRQLSSLPEQVDALKPAFYVPIDAELEKRWAEWLQRWHGQISAPDDARTTMQRANPQITWREWLVAPAYERAAEGDLGLIQELQAVFRDPYVTPPAELAATYDRLKPREFFNAGGLSHYSCSS, encoded by the coding sequence ATGAGCATCACCGCGGACGCCGGGCAATGCCGGGCCATCGACAGCTTTGAGGCCTTCGCCGATCAGGTCGACTACTCCCTGCTGGAGTCCCTCCAAGTCGATCCCGAGGCCAGCAGCGACGGCGATGACCACCGGCCCAGGCAGGTCTTTTCCGGGCACTACGTCCCCGTCACCCCCACGCCACTGCCATCGCCGGAATACGTCGCGCACAGCTCCAGTCTCTTCGCAGAACTGGGCCTGAGCGAGGGCCTGGCCAACGACCAGGACTTCCGCCGGCTCTTCTCCGGTGACAGCCGCGTCACCAGGGGAGCCATGCGGCCCTATGGCTGGGCCACGGGCTATGCCCTCTCGATCTACGGCACGGAATACATCCAGCAGTGCCCCTTCGGCACTGGCAATGGCTACGGCGACGGCCGGGCGATCTCGATCTTTGAAGGCCTATTTGAGGGCAAGCGCTGGGAAATGCAGCTCAAGGGGGGCGGCCCCACGCCCTACTGCCGCGGCGCCGATGGTCGGGCGGTGCTGCGTTCCAGCGTTCGCGAGTTTCTCGGCCAGGAATTGATGCACGCCCTGGGGGTGCCCACCACCCGCTCCCTCAGCCTCTACATGTCCCGCGCCGAAGGCGTGCGGCGGCCCTGGTACTCCCAGCAATCGCGCTCCTTTGAGCCGGACGTGATGGTCGACAACCCGGCCGCAATCACGACCCGGGTGGCACCGTCCTTCCTTCGAGTCGGCCAGCTGGAGCTCTTTGCCCGCCGGGTCCGCAGCAAGGCCCACCCCGGAGCCCTACGGGAACTGCAACAGATCACCACGCACCTGATCGAGCGCAACTACCGCACAGAGATCAACGCGGCTCTGCCCTTCCAGCAGCAGGTGCTGGAGCTGGCCAGGCTCTTCCGCGGACGGCTGACGGCCCTGGTGGCGAACTGGATTCGCGTGGGCTACTGCCAGGGCAACTTCAATAGCGACAACTGCGCCGCCGGGGGTTACACCCTCGACTACGGCCCCTTCGGCTTCTGCGAGCTGTTTGATCCCCGCTTCCAGCCCTGGACCGGCGGCGGTGAGCACTTCTGTTTCTTCAACCAACCGGCAGCCGCAGAGGCCAACTACCAAATGTTCTGGTCTGCCCTACGGCCACTGCTGGAGGACGACGCGGGGGCGCTGGCTGAGCTCGATGAGCTGCGCGATGGCTTCTCGGAGGCGATGCGCGGTGAACTTGAGGCGATGTGGAACCGAAAGCTGGGACTGGCCAACTACGACGACGACCTCCTCAAGGATCTGCTGCAACTGCTGGCCAGCTCCAGGGCCGATTACACCCTGGCCTTCCGCCAACTCTCCAGCCTCCCGGAGCAGGTGGATGCGCTTAAACCCGCCTTCTATGTGCCAATCGACGCGGAACTGGAGAAACGCTGGGCTGAGTGGCTGCAGCGCTGGCATGGGCAGATCAGCGCCCCCGATGACGCCAGGACGACGATGCAGCGGGCCAATCCCCAGATCACCTGGCGCGAATGGTTAGTGGCGCCGGCCTACGAGCGCGCAGCCGAAGGCGACCTGGGTTTGATCCAAGAGCTACAGGCGGTCTTCCGTGATCCCTACGTCACCCCTCCAGCGGAACTCGCCGCGACCTACGACCGGCTCAAACCCCGCGAGTTCTTTAACGCCGGGGGGCTCTCGCACTACAGCTGCTCATCTTGA
- the ftsH gene encoding ATP-dependent zinc metalloprotease FtsH, whose protein sequence is MPIRKDDTPPNRRFGLVNLLLIGFGVLLLVSSFLPNQGMQQVPRVPYSLFVSQVDDGNVSRAYITQEQIRYELKSPPEDDAPSVLATTPIFDMDLPKRLEEHGVEFAAAPPQKPSFITTALSWIVPPLIFILVLQFFARRSMGGAQGALSFTKSKAKVYVPDEESRVTFADVAGVDEAKEELTEIVDFLKSSDRYTAIGARIPKGVLLVGPPGTGKTLLSKAVAGEAGVPFFIISGSEFVELFVGAGAARVRDLFEEAKKKAPCIIFIDELDAIGKSRAGSMGVVGGNDEREQTLNQLLTEMDGFAAKDKPVIVLAATNQPETLDAALLRPGRFDRQVLVDRPDLSGRKTILDIYARKVKLAPGVDLDKIAQATSGFAGADLANLVNEGALLAARAMRTSVEQGDLNEAIERVVAGLEKKSRVLQPDEKKVVAYHEVGHAIVGHLMPGGSKVAKISIVPRGMAALGYTLQLPTEERFLNSKEDLEGQIATLLGGRSAEEIVFGEVTTGAANDLQRATDIAEQMVGTYGMSDILGPLAYDKQGGSRFLGGANNPRRSVSDATAQAIDKEVRTLVDRAHDRALSILRQNRELMESISQQILEKEVIEGDDLKDLLASSVMPEDAQAIA, encoded by the coding sequence ATGCCTATCCGCAAGGACGACACGCCCCCGAACCGGCGCTTCGGCCTCGTCAATCTGCTGCTGATCGGCTTTGGCGTGCTGCTGCTTGTGAGCAGCTTCCTGCCCAACCAGGGCATGCAGCAGGTGCCCCGAGTTCCCTATTCACTCTTCGTCAGCCAGGTGGACGACGGCAACGTCAGCCGCGCCTACATCACCCAAGAGCAGATCCGCTACGAGCTGAAGTCACCTCCAGAGGACGACGCACCCTCGGTGCTCGCCACCACGCCGATCTTCGACATGGATCTGCCGAAGCGGCTCGAGGAGCATGGCGTTGAGTTTGCTGCCGCCCCCCCTCAGAAGCCCAGCTTCATCACGACGGCCCTGAGCTGGATCGTGCCGCCCCTGATCTTCATCTTGGTTCTGCAGTTCTTCGCCCGCCGTTCCATGGGCGGAGCCCAGGGCGCCCTGAGCTTCACCAAGAGCAAAGCCAAGGTCTACGTCCCCGACGAGGAATCCCGGGTGACCTTTGCCGATGTGGCTGGTGTGGATGAGGCCAAGGAGGAACTGACCGAGATCGTCGACTTTTTGAAGTCCTCCGACCGCTACACGGCGATCGGCGCACGCATTCCCAAAGGGGTGCTGCTGGTGGGCCCCCCTGGCACCGGTAAAACCCTGCTCTCCAAAGCGGTCGCCGGTGAGGCCGGGGTTCCCTTCTTCATCATCAGCGGCTCAGAGTTCGTCGAACTCTTCGTCGGCGCCGGCGCAGCCCGCGTGCGCGATCTCTTTGAAGAGGCCAAGAAAAAAGCGCCCTGCATCATCTTTATTGACGAACTCGATGCCATCGGCAAGAGCCGTGCGGGCTCGATGGGCGTCGTCGGAGGCAACGACGAGCGCGAGCAGACCCTCAACCAGCTGCTCACCGAGATGGATGGCTTCGCCGCCAAGGACAAGCCCGTCATCGTCCTGGCAGCCACCAACCAACCGGAAACCTTGGACGCCGCCCTGCTGCGCCCCGGTCGTTTCGACCGCCAGGTGCTGGTGGACCGCCCCGACCTCTCCGGCCGCAAGACCATCCTCGACATCTATGCCCGCAAGGTGAAGCTCGCCCCAGGCGTTGATCTCGACAAGATCGCCCAGGCCACCAGCGGCTTTGCCGGTGCGGACCTGGCCAACCTGGTGAACGAAGGCGCCCTGCTGGCCGCCCGCGCCATGCGGACCTCCGTTGAACAGGGTGACCTCAACGAGGCGATCGAGCGGGTCGTGGCCGGTCTCGAGAAGAAGAGCCGTGTCCTCCAGCCCGACGAGAAGAAGGTGGTGGCGTATCACGAGGTCGGCCACGCCATCGTTGGCCACCTGATGCCCGGCGGCAGCAAGGTCGCCAAGATCTCCATCGTTCCCCGCGGCATGGCCGCATTGGGGTACACCCTGCAGCTGCCCACCGAAGAGCGCTTCCTCAATTCCAAGGAAGACCTCGAAGGGCAAATTGCCACCCTGCTCGGGGGCCGCAGCGCTGAAGAGATCGTCTTTGGTGAGGTCACCACCGGTGCAGCCAACGACCTGCAACGGGCCACCGACATCGCCGAACAGATGGTCGGGACCTATGGCATGAGCGACATCCTTGGCCCCCTGGCCTACGACAAGCAGGGCGGCAGCCGCTTCCTGGGCGGGGCCAACAACCCCCGCCGCTCGGTGAGTGATGCCACCGCCCAGGCGATCGACAAGGAGGTGCGCACCCTGGTGGACCGGGCCCACGACCGGGCACTCTCCATCCTTCGCCAAAACCGTGAGCTGATGGAGAGCATCTCCCAACAGATCCTCGAAAAAGAGGTGATCGAAGGGGACGACCTCAAGGATCTGCTCGCCAGCAGCGTCATGCCCGAGGACGCTCAAGCGATTGCTTGA
- the ribD gene encoding bifunctional diaminohydroxyphosphoribosylaminopyrimidine deaminase/5-amino-6-(5-phosphoribosylamino)uracil reductase RibD, with translation MAQPAELARRRMSSSPWRLWMQRALQLASLGAGRTSPNPLVGCVVLDAAGALVGEGFHRQAGTPHAEVHALRQAGERAQGGTAIVTLEPCCHRGRTPPCSEALIAAGVSRVVVAMPDPDPRVAGGGIAQLQAAGIKVISGVCEDQAQTLNRSFIQRVQTGRPWGILKWAMSLDGRTALPNGSSQWISGSPARAWVHQLRGQCDAVLVGGGTVRADNPLLTSRGQHSPEPLRVVLSRSLDLPSTAQLWDQNSASTLVLHGIDAPADQQHHLDRLGVEHLALPDCGPKAAMELLAERGCNQVLWECGPELAAAALRDDCVQQLAGVIAPKLLGGLAARTPLGDLGLVDVNQAEPWGQQRLRPLGDDWLIELQR, from the coding sequence ATGGCGCAGCCTGCCGAGCTGGCGCGACGCCGGATGAGTAGCAGCCCCTGGCGGCTCTGGATGCAGCGGGCCCTGCAACTGGCCTCCCTTGGGGCTGGTCGCACCAGCCCCAACCCGCTCGTGGGTTGCGTTGTGCTCGATGCCGCGGGGGCCTTGGTCGGTGAGGGCTTTCATCGCCAGGCGGGCACGCCCCACGCGGAAGTGCATGCACTGCGCCAAGCGGGCGAGCGCGCCCAGGGCGGCACCGCCATCGTCACGCTGGAGCCCTGCTGCCACCGCGGCCGCACGCCTCCCTGCAGTGAAGCCCTCATCGCCGCTGGCGTCAGCCGCGTTGTCGTGGCCATGCCTGATCCCGATCCAAGGGTCGCCGGTGGCGGCATCGCCCAGCTCCAGGCCGCCGGCATCAAGGTCATCAGCGGGGTCTGCGAGGACCAGGCCCAAACCCTCAACCGCAGCTTCATCCAGCGGGTGCAGACCGGACGCCCCTGGGGAATTCTCAAGTGGGCCATGAGCCTCGATGGCCGCACCGCCCTGCCCAATGGCTCAAGCCAATGGATCTCGGGTTCGCCGGCCCGCGCCTGGGTGCACCAGCTCCGGGGCCAATGCGATGCGGTCCTCGTGGGCGGGGGGACCGTGCGCGCCGACAACCCCCTACTCACCAGCCGCGGTCAACACAGCCCCGAACCGCTGCGGGTCGTCCTCAGCCGCAGCCTGGATCTGCCCAGCACTGCCCAGCTCTGGGATCAAAACAGCGCCAGCACTCTGGTGCTCCATGGCATTGATGCCCCCGCGGACCAGCAACACCACCTGGATCGTCTGGGGGTGGAGCATCTGGCCTTGCCGGATTGCGGGCCCAAGGCGGCCATGGAGCTCTTGGCCGAGCGGGGCTGCAATCAAGTCCTCTGGGAATGCGGACCTGAGCTGGCAGCCGCAGCCCTAAGGGACGACTGCGTTCAGCAACTGGCGGGGGTGATCGCTCCGAAACTGCTCGGAGGGCTGGCAGCTCGCACTCCTCTGGGCGACCTGGGCTTGGTCGATGTCAACCAGGCCGAGCCCTGGGGCCAGCAACGACTCCGGCCGCTCGGCGATGACTGGTTGATCGAGCTGCAGCGCTAG
- the lexA gene encoding transcriptional repressor LexA: MPVPAGSPEPLTTAQQELYDWLSHYIGEHRHSPSIRQMMEAMGLRSPAPIQSRLRHLQQKGWITWKEGQARTLQLLGDALGGGIPVLGAVAAGGLVETFDDVEERLELEPVLATRGLFALTVNGDSMVDAHIADGDVVLMEPVSEPSRLREGTIVSALVPGSGTTLKHFHRDGRQVRLEAANPAYEPILVDADQVAIQGKLVAVWRQV, translated from the coding sequence TTGCCGGTGCCCGCTGGATCGCCTGAGCCCCTGACCACTGCCCAGCAAGAGCTCTACGACTGGCTCTCCCACTACATCGGCGAACACCGCCACAGCCCCTCAATCCGCCAGATGATGGAGGCCATGGGGCTCCGTTCCCCGGCACCGATCCAGAGTCGTCTTCGCCACCTTCAGCAAAAAGGCTGGATCACCTGGAAGGAAGGCCAGGCCCGAACCCTGCAACTCCTGGGCGATGCCCTGGGCGGTGGCATCCCAGTGCTCGGCGCCGTAGCCGCCGGAGGCCTGGTGGAAACCTTTGATGACGTCGAGGAACGACTCGAGCTCGAACCAGTTCTGGCCACCCGCGGGCTGTTTGCCCTGACCGTCAACGGCGACTCCATGGTGGATGCCCACATCGCCGATGGCGACGTGGTGCTGATGGAGCCGGTCTCAGAGCCCAGCCGCCTGCGCGAGGGCACGATCGTCAGCGCCCTGGTACCCGGCAGCGGAACAACCCTGAAACACTTCCACCGCGATGGTCGCCAGGTGCGCCTGGAGGCCGCCAATCCCGCCTACGAACCGATCCTGGTGGATGCCGACCAAGTGGCGATCCAAGGCAAGCTCGTTGCCGTCTGGCGCCAGGTTTAA
- a CDS encoding SOS response-associated peptidase — protein sequence MCGRYSLTSRLDQLLPKLGGTLPDGLLAYYAPRPLIRPGEPVLALRQEHGQISPALMLWGLLPEWSKDPLNGPRPFNARSETVAEKASFRGAWRHRRCLLPADGFYEKGHRLAPIDGSPFWLAGIWDRWIGPDGSEVETCCVLTTTPNALVAPLHDRMPVIVPEGLEEAWMEPVDAPGLRALEPLMQGWSPEGWVAEGPVKPKPKVSSDQLPLFG from the coding sequence ATGTGCGGTCGTTACTCCCTGACCTCCCGGCTCGATCAACTGCTCCCCAAGCTGGGCGGCACCCTGCCCGATGGTTTGCTGGCGTACTACGCCCCACGCCCCCTGATTCGCCCGGGGGAACCCGTGCTGGCCCTGCGGCAAGAACACGGTCAGATCAGCCCCGCCCTGATGCTTTGGGGCCTGCTGCCGGAGTGGAGCAAGGATCCATTGAATGGGCCACGGCCCTTTAACGCCCGCTCAGAGACCGTGGCGGAGAAGGCCAGCTTTCGTGGGGCCTGGCGGCACCGGCGTTGCCTGTTGCCGGCCGACGGTTTCTACGAGAAGGGGCACCGGCTTGCCCCCATCGATGGAAGTCCGTTTTGGCTGGCGGGGATCTGGGATCGCTGGATCGGCCCCGATGGCAGCGAAGTGGAGACCTGCTGCGTGCTGACCACCACGCCCAACGCCTTGGTGGCGCCGCTGCATGACCGCATGCCGGTGATCGTTCCAGAGGGCTTGGAAGAAGCCTGGATGGAGCCGGTGGATGCTCCTGGCCTGCGGGCCCTGGAGCCCTTGATGCAGGGCTGGTCCCCGGAGGGTTGGGTGGCCGAGGGGCCGGTGAAACCCAAACCCAAGGTGAGTTCTGATCAGTTGCCCTTGTTTGGTTGA
- a CDS encoding potassium channel family protein: protein MARRNQRHLGYRLLLANCLTVIGCLMLPEGMRQLAALGYLAFPWVLLFSLGSRVEPGRWSRQRTRAYRLLAVLTFVSSMGWYFTSANASQAGFPLLFVWTLLVAWSCERLIRNLAKERSISRDVLMGALAGYLLVGLAAGLLFAVLESLAPGSFVNTVASDVSLLHGHHGAAGPAAKIFSLDFAELNYYAFITLTTTGYGDISPVTSQSQMLSAMVAVSGTIYLALVMGLLISRYTVQDAEEEIAEELDES from the coding sequence ATGGCCCGCAGGAATCAACGGCATCTCGGCTACCGCCTATTGCTGGCGAACTGCCTGACGGTGATCGGCTGCTTGATGCTGCCCGAGGGCATGCGGCAGTTGGCGGCCCTCGGTTATCTGGCGTTCCCATGGGTGCTGCTGTTCAGCCTCGGTTCGCGGGTGGAGCCCGGCCGTTGGTCACGGCAACGCACCCGGGCCTATCGCCTGCTCGCCGTTCTGACCTTTGTCTCATCGATGGGCTGGTACTTCACCAGTGCAAATGCCTCCCAGGCGGGCTTCCCGCTGCTTTTTGTCTGGACGCTGCTGGTGGCCTGGAGTTGCGAGCGCTTGATCCGCAACCTCGCGAAGGAACGCTCCATCAGCCGTGATGTCCTGATGGGAGCTTTGGCGGGCTACCTGCTGGTGGGCCTGGCGGCGGGACTGCTATTTGCGGTGCTGGAATCACTCGCGCCCGGCAGTTTTGTGAACACCGTCGCCTCGGACGTCTCGCTGCTGCACGGCCACCACGGTGCAGCGGGGCCTGCAGCCAAAATTTTTTCGCTTGATTTCGCTGAGCTGAATTACTACGCCTTCATCACCCTCACCACGACGGGGTATGGCGACATCAGCCCAGTGACGTCCCAGAGCCAGATGCTGAGCGCGATGGTGGCGGTCTCTGGGACCATTTATCTGGCCCTGGTGATGGGTCTGTTAATCAGCCGCTACACAGTTCAAGACGCGGAGGAGGAGATCGCCGAAGAGCTGGACGAGTCCTAG
- the argF gene encoding ornithine carbamoyltransferase has product MAALSGYPSLSELSGRDFLSSADVSAEQTQALLELAADLKAGRTRVDLSGKVLGLIFSKASTRTRVSFSVAMARLGGQTIDLNPQVSQVGRGEPVADTARVLSRYVDALSIRTFAQEELAEYAHWASVPVINALTDLEHPCQALADFLTLQEAFCSIEGLTLSYVGDGNNVAHSLMLCGALLGVNIRVGCPQGYEPDAAVLQQSRDLAGGRCSIEVIQEPVAAVRGAHALYTDVWASMGQEEEKGEREQAFSGWCLNEELVAEADPKAIVLHCLPAYRGLEISAGAMEGSSSRIFDQAENRLHAQQALLAALLS; this is encoded by the coding sequence ATGGCTGCACTGAGCGGCTATCCCTCCCTCTCCGAACTCAGCGGACGAGACTTCCTCTCGTCAGCCGATGTCAGTGCGGAGCAAACCCAAGCCCTGCTCGAGCTGGCGGCGGATCTGAAGGCTGGCCGCACCCGAGTCGATCTCAGCGGGAAAGTTCTGGGCCTGATCTTCAGCAAAGCCTCCACTCGCACCCGGGTCAGCTTCAGCGTGGCCATGGCCCGCCTGGGCGGCCAGACCATCGATCTCAATCCCCAGGTGAGTCAGGTGGGCCGCGGTGAGCCCGTCGCTGACACCGCCAGGGTGCTGAGCCGCTACGTCGACGCCCTCTCGATCCGCACCTTTGCCCAAGAGGAGCTGGCGGAATATGCCCACTGGGCCTCAGTTCCGGTCATCAATGCCCTGACCGACCTGGAGCACCCCTGCCAAGCCCTGGCAGATTTCCTGACCCTGCAGGAAGCCTTCTGCTCAATCGAAGGACTGACCCTCTCGTACGTAGGAGATGGCAACAACGTTGCCCACTCCTTGATGCTCTGCGGCGCCCTGCTGGGGGTGAACATCCGCGTGGGCTGCCCCCAGGGCTACGAGCCCGACGCTGCTGTGCTGCAGCAATCCCGCGACCTGGCTGGAGGTCGCTGCAGCATCGAGGTGATCCAAGAACCGGTGGCCGCCGTCCGCGGCGCCCACGCGCTCTACACCGATGTCTGGGCCTCCATGGGCCAGGAAGAGGAGAAGGGCGAGCGCGAGCAAGCCTTCAGCGGCTGGTGCCTGAATGAAGAACTCGTGGCCGAGGCCGATCCCAAGGCCATCGTTCTCCACTGCCTGCCCGCCTATCGGGGCCTGGAAATCAGCGCCGGGGCGATGGAGGGAAGCAGCAGCCGGATCTTCGATCAAGCAGAAAATCGCCTGCACGCACAACAAGCCCTATTGGCGGCCCTGCTCTCCTGA